In Oncorhynchus keta strain PuntledgeMale-10-30-2019 unplaced genomic scaffold, Oket_V2 Un_contig_26812_pilon_pilon, whole genome shotgun sequence, the DNA window agaggaggatagagtagaaagagagatggggattaaagaggaggatagagtagaaagagagatggggattaaagaggaggatagagtagaaagaAGAGATGGGATTAAAAGGAGGATAGAGTAGataaaagagagatggggataaaaagaggaggatagagtagaaagagagatgggattaaagaggaggatagagtagaaagagagatggggataaaagagaaggatagagtagaaagagagatgggattaAAGAGGATGATAGAGTAGAAAGAGATGGGGATAAAGAGGAGGAtttagagtagaaagagagatggggattaaagaggaggatagagtagaaagagatgggattaaagaggaggatagagtagaaagagatgggataaaagaggaggatagagtaaagagagatgggattaaagaggaggatagagtagagagagagatgggattaaagaggaggatagagtagaaagagagatggggattaaagaggaggatagagtagaaagagagatgggattaaagaggaggatagagtagaaagagagatgggattaaagaggaggatagagtagaaagagagatgggataaAATAGGAtgatagagtagaaagagagatggggataaaagaggaggatagagtagaaagagagatggggattaaagaggaggatagagtagaaagagagatggggattaaagaggaggatagagtagaaagagagatgggattaaagaggaggatagagtagaaagagagatgggattaaagaggaggatagagtagaaagagagatgggattaaagaggaggatagagtagaaagagagatgggattaaagaggaggatagagtagaaagagagatggggattaaagaggaggatagagaaagagagatggggattaaagaggaggatagagaaaagagatgggattaaagaggaggatagagtagaaagagatgggattaaagaggaggataaagaaagagagatgggattaaagaggaggatagagtagaaagagagatgttGAAACAGGAGAATAGAGTAGAAAGAGATGTTGAAAGAGGCGATAAAAAGAGATGAAAACATATCAGAAGGTTGTTTCACTGGACTGATTCTCAGAGCATCTGTCTAGTCAGCATCCTGTGtttgatggtctctttctctgcAGTATGGTCCCAAGTTCCCACAGGTCCCactgtttcagtgttatttcagTGTGTTTGAATCTTGACAAACAGCTGCATGCTGTGTGTCtcctggctgtgtgtgtagacaggagacagacaggagacacaaCATGCAGCTGTTTGTCAACATTGTCAACATTCAAACACActgaaataacactgaaacagtGTTGTAGTTACAGGGAGGTGACAGTGTTGTAGTTACAGGGAGGTGACAGTTACAGGGAGGTGACAGTGTTGTAGTTACAGGGAGCGACAGTGTTGTAGTTACAGGAGGTGACAGTGTTGTAGTTACAGGGAGGTGACAGTGTTGTAGTTACAGGAGGTGACAGTGTTGTAGTTACAGGGAGGTGACAGTGTTGTAGTTACAGGGAGGTGACAGTGTTGTAGTTACAGGGAGGTGACAGTGTTACAGGgagatgacagtgttgtagtTACAGGAGGTGACAGTGTTGTAGTTACAGTGAGTGACAGAGTTGTGGTTACAGGAGGTGACAGGTGACAGGGAGAGTGTTGTAGTTACAGGGAGGTGACAAGGTGACAGTGTTGTGGTTACAGGAGGTGACAGTGTTGTAGTTACAGGGAGGTGACAGTGTTGTAGTTACAGGAGGTGACAGTGTTGTAGTTACAGGGAGGTGACAGTGTTGAGAGGAGGTGACAGTGTTGTAGTTACAGGGAGGTGACAGTGTTGTTACAGGGAGGTGACAGTGTTGTAGTTACAGGGAGGCGACAGTGTTGTAGTTACAGGGAGGGACAGTGTTGTAGTTACAGGGAGGTGACAGTGTTGTAGTTACAGGGAGGTGACAGTGTTGTAGTTACAGGGAGGTGACAGTGTTGTAGTTACAGGgagatgacagtgttgtagtTACAGGGAGGTGACAGTGTTGTGACAGGGAGGTGACAGCGTTGTGGTTACAGGGAGGTGACAGTGTTGTAGTTACAGGGAGGTGACAGTGTTGTAGTTACAGGGAGGTGACAGTGTTGTAGTTACAGGgagatgacagtgttgtagttacagggagatgacagtgttgtagtTACAGGGAGATGACACTGTTGTAGTTACAGGGAGGTGACAAGGTGACAGTGTTGTAGTTACAGGGAGGTGACAGTGTTGTAGTTACAGGGAGGTGACAGTGTTGTAGTTACAGGGAAGTGacagtgttgtgacaaggtgacAGTGTTGTAGTTACAGGGAGTTGACAGTGGTGTTACAGGGAGGTGACAGTGTTGTAGTTACAGGAGGTGACAGTGTTGTAGTTACAGGAAGGTGACAAGGTGACAGTGTTGTAGTTACAGGGAGGTGACAGCGTTGTGGTTACAGGGAGGTGACAGTGTTGTAGTTACAGGGAGGTGACAGTGTTGTAGTTACAGGAAGGTGAGGTGACAGTAGTTGTAGCGTTGTGGTTACAGGGAGGTGACAGTGTTGTAGTTACAGGGAGGTGACAGTGTTGTAGTTACAGGGAGGTGACAGTGTTGTAGTTACAGGGAGGTGACAAGGTGACAGTGTTGTGTTTGTAGTTGGTTACAGGGAGGTGACAGTGTTGTAGTTACAGGGAGGTGACAGTGTTGTAGTTACAGGGAGGTGACAGTGTTGTAGTTACAGGGAGGTGACAGTGTTGTAGTTACAGGGAGGTGACAGTGTTGTAGTTACAGGGAGGTGACAGTGTTGTGGTTACAGGGAGGTGACAGTGTTGTAGTTACAGGGAGGTGACAAGGTGACAGTGTTGTAGTTACAGGGAGGTGACAGTGTTGTAGTTACAGGGAGGTGACAGTGTTGTAGTTACAGGGAGGTGACAGTGTTGTAGTTACAGGGAGGTGACAGTGTTGTAGTTACAGGGAGGTGACAGTGTTGTGGTTACAGGTAGGTGACAAGGTGACAGTGTTGTAGTTACATGGAGGTTTACTGAAGGTTAGATAAACATGTCACTGTTTACATGAAGGTTGGATAAAAGTTGAATAGAGGGTTTGCTAGAGGCTAGTTTAAATACACTGTTAGCTACATTTTGATTAGAGGTTGACTAAAGGTTGAATAGACCTTAAATGAAGATTGAATAAAGGTTGAATAGAGGTTGAATAGAGATTAAGTGAAGGTTGAATAGAGGTTATGTAAGGGTTCCTACCTCAGCCATGTTGATGAGTCCCAGAGCCAGGGTCTTGTAGCCCAGGATGGTTCGGTTCTTATAACGTTTACGTCGCTGGAGCATGATCTGGAGTTGGTTGGCATCTCTCTTCAGGAAGTGGGGGTACTgtgggggaacacacacacacacacaggtcagcctGCATAAttaggatgggagggagggattaTTGGAGTGCGGCGTAACATTCCTGTTCTCTGACCCGTCTCTGACTCCAGGATATGACGGATCAGGATCACATAACCTCTTTCTAAACCTACATTCATGAAGCGCTGCGCGCCAACTTCCAATGGGAAGACCCCCGTTCCACCTACTATACTAACCCCAATGCCCATGTAGTTACAAATGACCCGATCAGGAAACAAAAACCCTGGGTTGAAAAACGTAGTTATGAATCGACTCCATTCCCCTCTGCCGTTTCTAATCAACCAGCTGTAGTATACCTACCTGTAGAGAGAAGGTGAGCTGAAGATCTGTCTCAGTCAGCCCCGCGGAAGACAACAATATCTCATTGGACCTCAGGATCCTCTTAGAACCCTGGGAAAGAGAAGGAGgcaaggaggaaggagagaagaggggaggaggaagaccggaagagagatagaagagagagggaggaaggaaggagagaagaggggggtgaAGACCggaagagagatagaagagagagggagggaggaaggagagatctGGTTGAGGATAATCATTGACGTACCACAGATAACTCTAAACAATCAGCATTCAACGACCCCATACAGagggaagagggatggaggaggacatggggaaacagagagggagaaaagaaggGAGCAGTGAGAATGAGAAGAGAACAAGAGAGtagtgacagagaggaggaattgAGAGATGCTGGGCATTGAATAGACAGAcgaggagaagaggtagggagagagagagagagagagagagagagagagtagagagagagagagagagagagagagagagagagagagagagagagagtctttagagagaggagagagagagagagagagagagagagaaagagaggtctgAGCAGTACTTGTAGTTTGACAGCGATGACCACGGAGGTGAGGTCTTTATCAAGCTCCTTCAACATGATCAGCTTCTTCAGCGTCAGGTTGAACAGCCTGGAGAACACAGGAAGGAAACACTGAGAAACATGTACAAACAACATTATAGGAACGTTAGATTAACCACTTAAACAATATGGTACCGAACACGTCCCCGagaagacaggagggagacacagGTACAAACAACATTCTAGGTTATTCCATGGTACAGAACACACTGTCACTGACAGAAAACCCCATCACATCACGTCAGATGTACCATTATGGTATAGGACACACTGTCACTGACAGAAAACCCCATCACATCACATCAGATGTACCAATGTGGTATAGGACACACTGTCACTGACAGAAAACCCCATCACATCACATCAGATGTATCATTATGGTATAGGACACACTGTCACTGACAGAAAACCCCATCACATCACATCAGATGTATCATTATGGTATAGGACACACTGTCACTGACAGAAAACCCCATCACATCACATCAGATGTACCATTATGGTATAGGACACACTGTCACTGACAGAAAACCCCATCACATCACATCAGATGTACCATTATGGTATAGGACACACTGTCACTGACAGAAAACCCCATCACATCACATCAGATGTACCATTATGGTATAGGACACACTGTCACTGACAGAAAACCCCATCACATCACATCAGATGTACCATTATGGTATAGGACACACTGTCACTGACTACTCCATTTTTACAGAGAAGGAAGGGACCTTTCATTAGCTTTTACAATTGCTATTAAAGACACAGCTGAACAAAAACTCAGAAAGGTAAGTCAACACCTCAAAGACACGCACTGCAGCTGATCAGGATGCTTCCAGAAACCCGCCAAACAAACCCGTCACAACGACAGCATGTCTGACAATACCGGCCTTATTGTTTCCAAAATATTACAGGAAAGACTGTAAATGGAGGCTAGACCTCACCCACTCCCCCTCAGCCCTCCCTACTCACACTCAGTCCTCACCCTCCCCACTCACTGTCATCCCTACCTACTCACCCTCACCCTCCCCACTCACACTGAGTCCTCAccctccccactcagtcctcaCCCTTCCCCACTCACACTCAGTCCTCACCCTCCCCACTCACTGTCATCCCTACCTACTCACACTCAGTCCTCACCCTCCCCACTCACCCTCATCCCTCCCTACTCACACTCAGTCCTCACCCTCCCCACTCACTGTCATCCCTACCTACTCACCCTCACCCTCCCCACTCACACTGAGTCCTCacccctccccactcagtcctcaCCCTTCCCCACTCACACTCAGTCCTCACCCTCCCCACTCAccctccccactcagtcctcaCCCTTCCCCACTCACACTCAGTCCTCAccctccccactcagtcctcaccctccccactcagtcctcaCCCTTCCCCACTCACACTCAGTCCTCAccctccccactcagtcctcaCCCTTCCCACTCACACTCAGTCCTCACCCTCCCCACTCACTGTCATCCCTACCTCACACTCAGTCCTCACCCTCCCCACTCACCCTCATCCCTCCCTACTCACACTCAGTCCTCACCCTCCCCACTCACCTCAGTCCTCCCTACTCACCCTCCCCACTCACACTTAGTCCTCCCTACTCACCCTCCCCACTCACACTCAGTCCTCACCCTCCCCCACTCAGTCCCTCACCCTCCCCACTCACACTCAGTCCTCCCTACTCACCCTCCCCACTCACACTCAGTCCTCACCCTCCCCATTCACACTCAGTCCTCCCCACTCACACTCCAGTCCTCACCCTCCCCACCGTCACCCCTCCCTACTCACACTCAGTCCTCACCCTCCCCACTCACACTCAGTCCTCCCTACTCACCCTCCCCACTCACACTCTGTCCTCACCCTCCCCACTCACACTCAGTCCTCCCTACTCACCCTCCCCACTCACACTCAGTCCTCCCTACTCACCCTCCCCACTCACACTCTGTCCTCACCCTCCCTACTCAGTCCTCACCCTCCCCACTCACACTCAGTCCTCCCTACTCACCCTCCCCACTCACACTCAGTCCTCACCCTCCCACTCACCCTCATCCCTCCCCACTCACACTGTCCTCCCTACTCACCCTCCCCACTCACACTCAGCCCCTCACCCTCCCCCACTCACACTCAGTTCTCACCCCTCCCTACTCACACTCAGTCCTCACCCTCCCCACTCACCCTCACCCTCATCCCTCCCTACTCACACTCAGTCCTCACCCTCCCCACACACCCTtagcccccctcccctcccatcttaCCCTCAGCCCCCTTGCCTCACCTGGCtgctcccccacccctcctcctcccaacaacAGAACAGTCCAACCAGAAGGTCAGTGTGTTGAATTATTTACCTCTGGGGCCACAGAGGCATAACGTAAACCAAACATTTgccaggacagagagatggaaagagagaggagaggacggacggacagacagacagacagacagacagacagacagacagacagacagacagacagacagacagacagacagacagacatacagagacaggcagacagacatacagagacaggcagacagacatacagagacaggcagacagacatacagagacaggcagacaaacagagacaggcaaagccagaaagagacagacagagacagagatacagagacaggcagacagacaggcacagacagaaagagacaggcagacagacagagacaggcaaacagacagacagagacaggcagacagacagaaagagacaggcagacagacagaaagagacaggcagacagacagaaagagacagaggcagacagacagagacagaggcagacagacagagacaggcagacagacataaaGAGACTGACAGGGAcaaaaacagacagagacaggcaaacagacagagacaggcagacagacagaaagagacaggcagacagacagaaagagacagacagagacagacagacagacagacagagacagaggcagacagacagagacaggcagacagagacaggcagacagacagaaagagacagacagagacagaggcagacagacagagacagaggcagacagacagagacaggcagacataaAGAGACTGACAGGGAcaaaaacagacagagacagaggcagacagacagagacagacagagacagacagacagagacagaggcagacagacagagacaggcagacagagacaggcagacagacagagacagacagagacagaggcagacagacagagacagaggcagacagacagagacagacagagacagaggcagacagacagaggcagacagacagagacaggcagacagagacaggcagacagacagagacagaggcagacagacagagacagaggcagacagacagagacaggcagacagacataaaGAGACTGACAGGGAcaaaaacagacagagacaggcagatagacatCAGGGATATTGTGGCCTGGACAGGCAGGGTAATGATTGTCCAAAGAACCAGTTAGTGGAGCCATACCCCAACCCTTAGTCACTTTGTGTAGGTTTGAAAGGGTCAGTCAGATAAATATAAGCCAGCTATAATTAGGACTGGATAAGTACATGGTAATACAAGCTACAATCTGTCCTCTGATAGGTGGAAATGATTCCAACCATTCAGATCTAGTACAACTAGGGTGATGGAAGTAGGATGTATGGAGTAGGgggtaggggatagggagtaGGGATAGGAGGTAAGGGATATGGAGTAGGGTGTAGGGGGAAGGGAGTAGGGGGTAGAGAGTAAACAGAGGATAGGGAATAGGGAGTAAGGGGAGGATGTAGGGAGTagatagaggataggggatagggagtaAGGGGTAGCGAGTAGGGTGTATGGGGGTAGATAGAGGATAGGGAGTAGGGGATAGGGAGTAGGGAGAAGGAGTAAAGGGTAGGGGTGTAGGGAGAAGGGGGTAGATAGAggatagggagtagggtgtaTGGGGTAGATAGAGGATAGGGAGTAGGGGATAGGGAGTAGGGAGAAGGGAATAAGGGTTAGGGACTAGAGGATAGAcagaggataggggatagggtaTACGGAGAAGGGAGTGGGAATAGGAAGCAGGGGAGGAGGATCGGGAGTAGGGATGGGGATATGAGGTGGGAGTATGGATGGATTTGGGACTGGTCATAGAAACACGGGGTTGGGATTGAGGACAGTTAGAATGCTGCCATGGACAGGAGGTTGAGGACAGTTAGAATACGGATATGGACAGGAAGTTGAGGACAGTTAGAATACTGATATGGACAGGACGTTGAGGACAGTTAGAATACTGATATGGACAGGAAGTTGAGGACAGTTAGAATACTGATATGGACAGGAAGTTGAGGAGAGTTAGAATACGGATATGGACAGGAAGTTGAGGACAGTTAGAATACTGATATGGACAGGAAGTTTAGGACAGTTAGAATGCTGCCATGGACAGGAAGTTGAGGACAGTTAGAATACTGATATGGACAGGAGGTTGAGGACAGTTAGAATACTGATATGGACAGGAGGTTGAGGACAGTTAGAATACTGATATGGACAGGAAGTTGAGGACAGTTAGAATATTGATATGGACAGGAAGTTGAGGTATGGTTCCAGAAGAAAGACATGCAGAACATTAAAACACCAGACTGTCTGAGGGTTGATGATCAGTGTGCTATTACATCATTCTATTgattcatttaacctttattaaatAAATTGAGGATGAACTACAAGGTAGTTTATCAAGGACATCCTACTTACTTCCTGTTAATATTCATGATGAACTATGACCAAACATTTCTATtcta includes these proteins:
- the LOC127922725 gene encoding phosphofurin acidic cluster sorting protein 1-like translates to MPLWPQRLFNLTLKKLIMLKELDKDLTSVVIAVKLQGSKRILRSNEILLSSAGLTETDLQLTFSLQYPHFLKRDANQLQIMLQRRKRYKNRTILGYKTLALGLINMAEVGTLT